Part of the Pieris napi chromosome 23, ilPieNapi1.2, whole genome shotgun sequence genome is shown below.
GTTTGTGCTCTTGGTTAActacaaaattaatacatacaacATCAAGCTTTAGATCgactttaaaattgtaaaacaaaaatattgtgacgaatataaaaataaatatataacttacATGTTAGCGATAAGAAATCCATTTCATGTATGTTTAtaccaaaaacattaaacatttgaaATTAGAGCGTGATTTTTTCACGGATTTtatcaaacttttaattaaattcttgcCATGAATTGttccaaatattttaaaaatatatcttatgtAAAGAATACCTTCAAAAACTactcaaaaaataataataaaattctttcGATATTAAAATGGTTTAGTGATACTAAGGGAATATAGgctaagttaattaaaaaagggtgcgtgtacttatgtacgcgcgtaagaagttatacttctttggaattattaaaaaaagtttttgattgcatgcaaatacttaattacaattaaataatcaaagactggaaaaggagtcattatagtcaataaagttcagtttacgtttgaaaaattaaataaatagtcacggtgcatcgtaaaatttcactgtcatcaatttttcataacgcgcctaaagaagtatatatAGTAGAAGTAATCTTCAAACATATATAGAAAAGCAATAGTAtatagaagaaataaataaataaatacaaaataaaaaggatatatataaaaagaaaggaAACTGGCCTTCTAGCTTAGGACTATATAGATGGTGATCAgccagtctcttccttttgacatgtCAACGGTACTTgacaataatttctacataactcattttataatcaaatattgttgcacaataagaatattttccgTTCCAGCATAGGACAGGTTGAGAGATGTTATTTTAGATTGTAAGTGTTTAAAGTTTGAATCGTTAgtgaaaatttagtttttaagaaaGTGGTTAAAGATGAAAGGCTCTCTGAGGGAGAAAATGTGTTGTGCGCAGAAAGTGAGTGCGTTATGGGTAGCTTATatagctccttacaaacgttgtgtgaaaaaaaaaacctggCGATTagaaagagtggcggagagtttattgccagttcttctcttccgttctacgcccttgatttgagaactggcactaaatgtaaaattagaagcattaatatgtatttatttactgacaagtcaagTGTACAAAATGAGTtaccaatatgattaaatgatctttttgaatttgaatatatgTAAGATGTGGTGTGTTCGGTGTTTGTTTCTAGAGATTgcttaatttctttaaacaccagataaataattttcaaaaactttaattttattacttgatctaaaaacttgttttttaaatattggagATTTTGTAGCTACATTTTAGCTTTAAACGTTTTGTGCTTATGAATTCTAAGACAGGGctgacttattttaaaatcgtaGTAGCAATTGGCATCACCGTTAAttaaaaaccgacaaaaataaaaagtcaagtaaaatatatgatggttaagtaaattttaggccaataatttttgttagacttatagtcaaagtttttggtaagttgtcgatttcgtggacttgagattaagctaagctagCACTCAGAGAGATTCGCAGTTTTCTCTATAAAAACCGACTGTGACTTAACTCGAaagttaagtctgagcaaagccTAAGTGCGCTCTATAGATCTTGACCCGGaagttttttttcatatctaccaaatttcataaaaatggcGCTAAAGACAAATATATTGTTGTTGGTGTATAAATAAGTCGAAACATATAATCATAACCATTTATTCCTAAACATTATTTGTCCAAAAcattatcaaatataaaattattgacgCATCACCATGTCCTTATTTTCACGTGTTTAATTCGTCTTTGAGTTGTTCACACTTCTCGATACACGTACACTGGGGTAAAGATCTGTAACAATTTCATATTAGTGTTACACCAGCtcttttataagttttaaagtaCATTATGCACAGAACTTATtgtacattataatatatcttgTTTATCGCCCTAAAGCGACACTAAAGCTAcaggtataataaaaaaaaatattggttgtttgtaaagtaggtttacgatcgagatgtttacgtgataacgtcttattggtgatataagtttttgggaagtaaggaattaatgaagataacaattttttcaaattttaaattacatctatcgttttattcacacttttgatgataaatttcgggtgtaaaatgacaagtttacttattcgactatgatatacatttttcttcatacattcacggaatgactggcagcgctcgagatgagacgggagatcggtccgtctctctctcgttatacctgcgatcgcgctcgtgaggttttggtgtgacacaagtttctgaacatgtcacccgactaaaacgattttaaagacgttagtTATCACGCCAAAATcacataaaaattacgctAGCTTAATTGGATTTCGAATCTACAGTAGCCCTTACTACGTATCTCGGCATGACCCTGAGGTGCCAAAAACTAACACTGACACAGCGCAGGCTTAAAAAAACTCTCACCTACattcacacactcacacacTCACAGGGCCGTCTTAAACTAGGCTGGGGCCCTTGGGCAAACACGAATTTGGGGCCCTTTtggaaagtataaaaaaatttataataaaaaaaaaatactaagtaTAACCATTTATAGGTCTACAAATACagtatgatatattatgtcattaaTGATATTAGAATGCTGCTGGTTTTTTTGGTTACGATTACGAAAACGGTTTCTTTCGAGATTTCTGTTGAGTCTTCTATTATGTCATTAAATAGTACAGTAGGAATAGGCTCAGTTATCGATATAATGGCGTAGTATATGCCTTTTAAATACCTTCAGATAACTTTTTTCATTACTGATTTATGAAAAAACTGTAATTTGCCcgacaaaaatgttttgagaaTAAATGTGGGAGAGAATGGGGGCCCTGGGCACGGGCCCCGTGTGCACTTATGGTGGAGACGGTATTGCACATTCACATATACATAATGTCTTATAAGACTTGTGTTTGATTAGTAACATGTACCATTTACTACTGTCCTCACTCCCTAGTTTGGGGACTagtaatatatgaattttgtcacaTCCTATTTGTCATtgctaaggttttttttattatatacattaagaTTAACTAAGGTAGACGtcacaatgaaaataaataaattaagtggaaatgggcgtAACTTTATACCAAGGTATAATAAACGCAAAAGAGGCAGCCAACTTGGATGGTGGATAGACCAGATTAAGGGAACTGCAGGTATATGGCAGAGAGCTGTACACTAGCAACTAAGTGttaaaaaatgaattcaatttgTTACTTACCATAGGTTAATTCTCTCCCTAATCTGggagaaaaattataattcctCCCAAGTCGCGGGGAGAAATGGTTTGGACGATTCGTTAGCATTTGGTCTTGCCTGTAGCTGAAAggagaattaaaattaaaccaatataattctaataaatattaaaagcaaaaaatgagtggcgctacaacctttttaggtctgggcctcagtgtctgtatctatttaatttgtcaatctaatgttttgacgactcattggtctagtggttagtacccctgactgcgaatccatgggtcccgggttcgatccccggctgatacgaacatcgatgtgatgagcatttggtgttttgcttaggtcttgggtgtttaaatttgtatttatatctatctatctataatatgtatgtatatccgttgcctagtatccataacacaagcttcaccagcttagcatgggactcggtcaattggtgtgaattgtcttaaaaaaaaaaaaatgtgtgatcagcctcctgcctgacacacgccatcgacttttggGGTctaaggtttcctcacgatgtttcccttcaccgttcaagcgttaaatgcgcacatagagagAAAGAACATTACACACCACTAGGCCACActgctattaaaataataacaatctcAACCATTAAGCAAAGACGTTCCTTCATCATTGtcattaacataattattttgtttatgattgacataaaacattattttgtttatgattgacatagaaaattattttgtttatgattgacataaaaaaatattttgtttatcattgacataaaaaattattttgttcatCATTGacatagaaaattattttgtttatcattgacataaaaaaatattttgtttatcattGACATAAACAAttcttttgtatattattgacataaaaaatattccaaGGAACTAAGGATCTCCTATTTTAGTGAACAAAGCAGTACCTCTCCTCGTCAGTTACTGTAGGTAATGCCTGGTTGATCTTCCGCCTGCCCAATCGTGGTGTGAACTCTACATCATTTAACAGTCTTTCGTCGATTGCCCTCCCCAATTTTGGTGTGAAGATTATTTTGTCtgtaaagtatttaatttctaaaaaataaaataaatttaacaagcAAAAAACTGctggatttttttattctcaACTATCTCAGTAAATagcttgtttaaaaaaatattaatatgaatttccaagaaattataaaaaaatatgtctatcTTAAGATAGTCAtttggttattattataattggcttagttaattaattctttTCGTTTTTGTAGGATAATTATAtaatctaatttatatttaaataattatataattataaaatttaaataaatttaaaaagtttgggtCTATGGTGTaatggcagcatttcctcggtgcattgcgatacttattcgttaagaaaagcaccagctctggggtcaccggtgcAACCAGGCCCCAAGTAAAATCTTGAGTTAAGCTCTGCTCTTGTAAGGCTCAAGAATCTCCAAAGGGAACCAAATCATAGTTAAAGGAAAGATTATCTCCGCCgtttaattagtattttgtgaaataaataacagataaaataaaatgtcaataTCGATGTATATGGCAACATTTTGCGAATTACCAAAGCGTGTgcgtttatagaaaaaaaaaacaaaaaaaaaattgcgggTCCAAGCGCATTTTTATGACATAAATCTATGTACCTTGTCCAATGTCAGATTGCAATTCGTAAGGGAGCTGGTCGTAGTAGTATCGGAGGTTGTCAGCTGATTCTAGTAATCGTAATAACGTTGCTTTactgaaaaatattgtttaaataaaagtactaatataatgtgtttataaatgaaattaatgatAAACGCCGACGGCTAAAGCGATTACAAAGATTAATGTTTCACGTTATCTTCAGTAtgaaaataaagtaatgttgAAAGTAATCTGTGTAAAACACGTCAAAAATGTTATGGAGTTAACTTGTAAAtcgggggcctcatagcctagcggtcttattaagtggcagctaggtgagcggtaccgggttcgattcccggctcgagggcaagttttaatttaatttaaatttgttcccggcctttgggagggttgtgcggtaccgggcgagtgcctaaaccgtaaaCACGGTCGAAtctctaaagacaagcacgaattataaaaactcctatacttgacgctggctaatgcacaaatcgtgccagagccattaaaaaaaaacttgtaaatCATAAAAggcgtattttaaaataatacgtcAGTCACATGAGACAAAACGGTCACAGATTAGTCGAATCGACGATGACGATAGTTAATAATATCTTCGCCTGTCTAGAATCCTGTCTTGGTGTTTAATTTTgtcaaatattgtttttaatctaaatataatatctgtAAGAATGATAATTAACACAAAAACACTTGGCGTGTTAAAGCATATTGTATAAATGgcgcgacgccatcttgcctAGAGTTTTGGCgcgtttttaaaattattattgttgttgaatttttaaaaccgataattaagaattaaaaataacaatttgtagATGTCCCAtagtcaataataaatatctaaaatggtttttaaaatatatcaagcataaaattatttcattgcTTGGTTATTTTGACTATCACTTTCGACCCAAAAAATGCTTATATTAACAGACAAAAAGAACgcgtagtttattattaatggtttgcataaaatatttttgtacctaTCATCTCCAAGCCGCAAAGATCTTTTTCCAAGTCGTGGTCCAAACCACACACCTCCGCGATCACTGTGAGCGCCTCTGTCTTGGATGTCAtcctaaataaacaaatgtattagttttttattgtctttggttttagtaaacattttttctCTATAGTACGATGCTGTCAATGTAAAAATCCTTGtatgaaacatttattttgttattaatatcttTTACGCTTATCTCACGATATAATATTCATCTCAGTAATAAGTATAACTTAACCGGCCaataacattgttttttttaaaattcgagtttatttataatatattcagCGGATAAATATAACCTATATTaccaatattttactttagtttAACACAAAAGTACACTAACAACCAAATTGATTTCCAaaacgaaatatatttaatatttatacaattatttaaaacaataaaataaacaattttattttatttacgcttaacaaaatataaaataaaaaataaacattacacAGTCTTATCGCTAtaaagcgatctcttccaaccttaagaaatatatgataaaatacagataatctcatacaaaaaatacatttatggtCTTGGTAAGTCAATCGAACGATAAACTTATCAAAACATAgacaaaaagatttaaaaaaaaagtaccaTAGAACATTAAAGTTCATCGCTGTTACAGGAATACCACGAGATACCAGAGATCATAGAATAACGATTCTAAAGGCAATGACGGACGGCTTCCCCTAATACGCGTTAATGAAGATATTCCTTCAAAGGATACATACTTCTCCAGCTTATTATTTGAATCCCTTGACCAGTCAGTTGTTAGACTGAAAGATCCTTTAGGTTTGAGGGGACAGTACACCATCCTTACACATtgacttattaaaaatttaaaaatattattcacttAAATTAATACCTACCTTAGAATTAACACCGCAAACCAAAACCAAACTGTATGAAACAAATAGAAATACAGTGAACATTATTTTGTCTAATGCCATTGCTGCTCTCTGGATGTTAACTGATGTTTTTCTTAAGAAAGAAAGCCCTTTTATATTGTTGTGAAGGTAAATACCGATGAGGAGGTTGGGGTTGAACGGACACGATCaaaatccatacaaaatatgtgTTTTTGGGAAATGCCGTATTAATGGACACATTTCAACTAAAGCATATAGGTAGTACACTTTTTGTACAgaagaaaaattacttttgCGTTAAAACTCCTTAAAGTCCTAATTTCAATTCTCAgatttgtataatattcatTTACAGTCCGTTATTAGTTATTagtaaatatctttatatatatatgtataatatagataatatgtGACAACCTCATGAAGTACTATATTCATTACATCAGTTATGTAATGTATTATGAAATTAGAAGTAGATAAATAACATACTTATTCTTCATTcaacaaaataaatcagtggctacaacctttttaggtcggGGCCTCAGACCTCTGTATCTGttcttgataaaaaaaaattgtcaatctaataggcaagtaggtgatcagcatcctgtgcctgatacacacCGATTTCCTAACGATATTTGATAATGTTAAAGTCCACGGGaattgaacctacgacttcatgAGATTAGCACGCTTAAGACACTAGGAAAACACTGGATTAAACAAAATACCATAACTATAAATAACAGTTTaaagaaactaaaaaacacgcttttaaagcacatcaaactatgatcgatagacgaaaaatatggcacagagcgccccacgctttttcacagtaatgccagtattttttgttcattaccattttcagcctaaattaggaattatttttcactttttagtttgatgtgctttaaaagcgtgtattttagtattttgtattttgtattttttagttaattttttttgttcggattattgcattgtcatcgatctttgacagttgcgcaaagtttgaattaaatctgtccgttaaaagtgggtcaaaatcgagtccgaaggagtcggttacatacatacatacaggtgaagctaatataaagcgtgtaataaaacataaaagcgTTTGCACAAACCATTTGTCCCCTATCTCCCCCAAAGCTTAAACCTTCAGCTAAATTGAAACAAATGATTCagggaaaatatattatcaagCTCGGATTGACATTTCTATTATTAGCAAATAGATAAATCTCtcgatttaattaaatgtaattaaagtttataGACGTCTATTAGTATTCGACTAGGGTGTCTTTCGTAAAGggcagtgtgcgactctcatacctgaggtcgtaggttcgatccccgtgcGCAATCTATGTGCATTGAACATTCGCTCGGACGgtgagaaaataatatttacttggTATTAAGTTTGCTTTTGTGATACTAATTTTTGACTATATTTGGGGTATTttgaaagtatttattattattattaaagctataTTAAATCCATCaacaattgttttgtttagtaGTTAATCTGTGGAATATATCTTTATTGAGTTTGACAATTGTTGGACCGACTCATTTACGAAagacaaacaataaaaaaaacagtggtaCAACCTTTTTGGCTAGCCGCACACACGCAATAATATTGACAATAAAATACGTATTGTCAATAATATTGAGTGTGTGCGGCGTGTCTTGCGGTATTGTTCAATATTATTGCGAATTTCCGGAAATTCTGAAATATGCCGTCAATATTCAGGGGGAGGCAGGGTTATTGTCAATATTATTGTGTGTGTGCGGGCCTTACTTCAATATTCTAGTTTAACATAATTTGTCTATGAGTGCACGTCAAATGAGTTGTTTTCTATGTctcaaatattattgtttgttttgatttttgttggatttttgttaaaaaatttttttgttgtaaattCCGTTCTTTTTCGCATCCATTCTTTAATCaatcgttttttttagttcGCGGTTTCTTATTTAACAGGCTTATTGCCATACACAATatgacacatttttttttattatccatACTTCCGCGTAGATCAAGGATCAGTTCGTGACTGAGccttttaaaattagtaaatattggcaataatattaagaaatatgcGGAGGcatatattgttaaaacaaattgaCAAACTTGATTCGACAATATTATTGCGTGTGTGCGGCTAGCctttaggtctgagcctcagactTCTGTGTCtgcttcatgatcatttgtccaTCTAACAGGCAAGTAGTAATTGTGAATGTATGTATCAAACTAACGAATTCGTACTAAAATGTGCTCAGTTTCCTCATATGTTAAAGTTTTTAGCCAATCTGTTATAACTTTCTTACATTCATACAAAACTCTAGGATGAAATTGAAGTTTAgggttttttgaagtgaaattccaatttagtgtaacatattttcgttacgcgtcacatttttccgttaagcgccatctttttgaagtgaaacttctttatcgacgtatgggagaaattttgtagcaaatcgtcacgtttttcaatgatagtaataattatattacaattaatgaaattctataataatcttcgtagtaataaggtaaaatgaaatatttgtattcatgtctatga
Proteins encoded:
- the LOC125061122 gene encoding PBAN-type neuropeptides-like, which translates into the protein MALDKIMFTVFLFVSYSLVLVCGVNSKDDIQDRGAHSDRGGVWFGPRLGKRSLRLGDDSKATLLRLLESADNLRYYYDQLPYELQSDIGQDKIIFTPKLGRAIDERLLNDVEFTPRLGRRKINQALPTVTDEESYRQDQMLTNRPNHFSPRLGRNYNFSPRLGRELTYDLYPSVRVSRSVNNSKTN